Proteins encoded in a region of the Streptomyces violaceoruber genome:
- a CDS encoding lipoprotein, with protein MTPQTGPSPLLIACALGIEHLALRTGDRAGAGGPVTVLRTGMGPRAAERSVTRVLADPALEGAAVLATGFCAGLSPGMHPGDLVVAEETRDPRSTVPCVATDRLVKELARAVPGRTVHTGPLTGSDHVVRGPERADLLATGAIAVDMESAATLLSAVRTGPRPVAAVRVVVDAPEHELVRIGTVRGGISAFRVLRSVLPAFFEWHRSLLLPRR; from the coding sequence ATGACCCCGCAGACCGGCCCGTCCCCGCTGCTGATCGCCTGCGCGCTCGGCATCGAGCACCTCGCCCTGCGCACCGGCGACCGCGCCGGCGCCGGCGGGCCGGTCACCGTCCTGCGCACCGGCATGGGTCCCAGGGCGGCCGAACGCTCGGTCACCCGGGTCCTCGCCGACCCGGCGCTCGAGGGCGCCGCCGTGCTCGCCACGGGCTTCTGCGCCGGACTCTCGCCCGGCATGCACCCCGGTGACCTGGTCGTCGCCGAGGAGACCCGGGACCCGCGCTCCACCGTCCCCTGCGTCGCGACCGACCGGCTCGTCAAGGAACTCGCGCGAGCCGTCCCCGGGCGCACCGTCCACACCGGGCCGCTGACCGGCTCGGACCACGTCGTCCGCGGCCCCGAACGCGCCGACCTGCTCGCGACCGGCGCGATCGCCGTGGACATGGAGTCCGCGGCCACGCTCCTGAGCGCCGTCCGCACGGGCCCGCGCCCGGTTGCGGCCGTCCGAGTGGTCGTGGACGCTCCAGAACACGAACTCGTCCGGATCGGCACCGTGCGCGGTGGAATATCGGCCTTCCGTGTTCTTCGATCCGTTCTTCCCGCATTTTTCGAATGGCACCGTTCTTTGTTGCTTCCCCGGAGGTGA
- the shc gene encoding squalene--hopene cyclase: MTATTDGSTGASLRPLAASASDTDITIPAAAAGVPEAAARATRRATDFLLAKQDAEGWWKGDLETNVTMDAEDLLLRQFLGIQDEETTLAAALFIRGEQREDGTWATFYGGPGELSTTIEAYVALRLAGDSPEAPHMARAAEWIRSRGGIASARVFTRIWLALFGWWKWDDLPELPPELIYFPTWVPLNIYDFGCWARQTIVPLTIVSAKRPVRPAPFPLDELHTDPARPNPPRPLAPVASWDGAFQRIDKALHAYRKVAPRRLRRAAMNSAARWIIERQENDGCWGGIQPPAVYSVIALYLLGYDLEHPVMRAGLESLDRFAVWREDGARMIEACQSPVWDTCLATIALADAGVPEDHPQLVKASDWMLGEQIVRPGDWSVKRPGLPPGGWAFEFHNDNYPDIDDTAEVVLALRRVRHHDPERVEKAIGRGVRWNLGMQSKNGAWGAFDVDNTSAFPNRLPFCDFGEVIDPPSADVTAHVVEMLAVEGLAHDPRTRRGIQWLLDAQETDGSWFGRWGVNYVYGTGSVIPALTAAGLPTSHPAIRRAVRWLESVQNEDGGWGEDLRSYRYVREWSGRGASTASQTGWALMALLAAGERDSKAVERGVAWLAATQREDGSWDEPYFTGTGFPWDFSINYNLYRQVFPLTALGRYVHGEPFAKKPRAADAPAEAAPAEVKGS, translated from the coding sequence ATGACAGCGACGACCGACGGAAGCACCGGAGCCTCCCTGCGGCCCCTGGCAGCCTCGGCCAGCGACACCGACATCACGATCCCCGCCGCGGCGGCCGGGGTACCCGAAGCCGCCGCCCGCGCCACCCGGCGTGCCACCGACTTCCTGCTCGCCAAGCAGGACGCCGAGGGCTGGTGGAAGGGCGACCTCGAGACGAACGTCACGATGGACGCCGAGGACCTGCTCCTGCGTCAGTTCCTGGGCATCCAGGACGAGGAGACCACCCTCGCCGCCGCGCTGTTCATCCGCGGCGAGCAGCGCGAGGACGGCACCTGGGCCACCTTCTACGGCGGCCCCGGCGAACTGTCCACGACCATCGAGGCCTACGTCGCCCTCCGCCTGGCCGGCGACTCACCCGAAGCGCCCCACATGGCGCGGGCCGCGGAGTGGATCAGGTCCCGCGGCGGCATCGCCTCCGCCCGGGTCTTCACCCGGATCTGGCTGGCCCTGTTCGGCTGGTGGAAGTGGGACGACCTGCCCGAACTCCCGCCGGAGCTGATCTACTTCCCCACCTGGGTCCCGCTCAACATCTACGACTTCGGCTGCTGGGCCCGGCAGACCATCGTGCCGCTCACCATCGTCTCCGCGAAGCGGCCGGTGCGTCCCGCGCCGTTCCCGCTGGACGAACTGCACACCGACCCGGCCCGCCCCAACCCGCCACGCCCCCTGGCACCCGTGGCCAGCTGGGACGGCGCCTTCCAGCGCATCGACAAGGCCCTGCACGCCTACCGCAAGGTCGCCCCGCGCCGGCTGCGCCGGGCCGCGATGAACAGCGCCGCCCGCTGGATCATCGAGCGGCAGGAGAACGACGGCTGCTGGGGCGGCATCCAGCCGCCTGCGGTCTACTCGGTCATCGCCCTCTACCTGCTCGGCTACGACCTCGAACACCCCGTGATGCGCGCGGGACTGGAGTCGCTGGACCGTTTCGCCGTCTGGCGCGAGGACGGCGCCCGGATGATCGAGGCCTGCCAGTCCCCGGTGTGGGACACCTGCCTGGCCACCATCGCGCTGGCCGACGCGGGCGTGCCCGAGGACCACCCGCAGCTGGTGAAGGCCTCGGACTGGATGCTCGGCGAACAGATCGTGCGCCCCGGCGACTGGTCGGTGAAGCGCCCCGGACTCCCGCCCGGCGGCTGGGCGTTCGAGTTCCACAACGACAACTACCCCGACATCGACGACACCGCCGAGGTGGTCCTCGCCCTGCGCCGGGTCAGGCACCACGACCCGGAACGGGTGGAGAAGGCGATCGGGCGCGGGGTGCGCTGGAACCTCGGCATGCAGTCGAAGAACGGCGCCTGGGGCGCCTTCGACGTCGACAACACCAGCGCCTTCCCCAACCGGCTGCCGTTCTGCGACTTCGGCGAGGTCATCGACCCGCCGTCCGCGGACGTCACCGCGCACGTCGTCGAGATGCTCGCCGTCGAGGGCCTCGCCCACGACCCGCGCACCCGCCGCGGCATCCAGTGGCTGCTCGACGCCCAGGAGACGGACGGTTCGTGGTTCGGCCGCTGGGGCGTCAACTACGTCTACGGCACCGGTTCCGTGATCCCCGCGCTGACCGCGGCCGGACTGCCCACCTCGCACCCGGCCATCCGCCGGGCGGTGCGCTGGCTGGAGTCCGTCCAGAACGAGGACGGCGGCTGGGGCGAGGACCTGCGCTCCTACCGCTACGTCCGGGAGTGGAGCGGCCGGGGCGCCTCGACCGCCTCGCAGACCGGCTGGGCGCTGATGGCCCTGCTGGCGGCAGGGGAGCGGGACTCCAAAGCCGTGGAGCGCGGCGTCGCATGGCTCGCGGCCACCCAGCGGGAGGACGGCTCCTGGGACGAGCCCTACTTCACGGGCACCGGCTTCCCGTGGGACTTCTCCATCAACTACAACCTCTACCGCCAGGTCTTCCCGCTCACCGCTCTCGGCCGGTACGTCCACGGGGAGCCCTTCGCCAAGAAGCCCCGCGCGGCCGACGCCCCCGCCGAAGCCGCCCCGGCCGAGGTGAAGGGCAGCTGA
- a CDS encoding polyprenyl synthetase family protein, with protein sequence MPPAPTADRRTTVDVTALLERGRTLATPVLRAAVDRLAPPMDTVAAYHFGWIDAQGNPADGDGGKAVRPALAVLSAEVTGAAPEVGVPGAVAVELVHNFSLLHDDLMDGDEQRRHRDTVWKVHGPAQAILVGDALFALANEVLLELGTVEAGRATRRLTKASRSLIDGQAQDISYEHRDRVSVEECLEMEGNKTGALLACASSIGAVLGGADERTADTLEKYGYHLGLAFQAVDDLLGIWGDPDATGKQTWSDLRQRKKSLPVVAALAAGGAASERLGEILTADAKASDFANFSEEEFAARAALIEEAGGREWTADEARRQHTIAIEALDAVDMPDRVRDRFTALADFVVVRKR encoded by the coding sequence GTGCCCCCGGCCCCGACGGCCGATCGACGGACCACGGTGGACGTGACCGCGCTTCTGGAGCGCGGCCGGACCCTGGCCACGCCGGTCCTGCGGGCGGCGGTCGACCGCCTGGCCCCTCCCATGGACACCGTCGCCGCCTACCACTTCGGCTGGATCGACGCCCAGGGCAACCCCGCGGACGGCGACGGCGGCAAGGCCGTCCGCCCCGCGCTCGCCGTGCTCTCCGCCGAGGTCACCGGCGCCGCCCCCGAGGTCGGTGTGCCCGGCGCGGTGGCCGTGGAACTGGTGCACAACTTCTCCCTCCTGCACGACGACCTGATGGACGGCGACGAGCAGCGCCGCCACCGCGACACCGTCTGGAAGGTGCACGGCCCCGCCCAGGCCATCCTGGTCGGCGACGCCCTGTTCGCCCTCGCCAACGAGGTGCTGCTCGAACTGGGCACCGTCGAGGCCGGGCGGGCCACCCGCCGCCTGACCAAGGCCAGCCGCTCCCTGATCGACGGTCAGGCCCAGGACATCTCCTACGAGCACCGCGACCGCGTCAGCGTCGAGGAGTGCCTGGAGATGGAGGGCAACAAGACCGGTGCCCTGCTCGCCTGCGCCAGCTCCATCGGCGCGGTGCTCGGCGGCGCCGACGAACGCACCGCCGACACCCTGGAGAAGTACGGCTACCACCTCGGTCTCGCCTTCCAGGCCGTCGACGACCTGCTCGGCATCTGGGGCGACCCGGACGCCACCGGCAAGCAGACCTGGAGCGACCTGCGCCAGCGCAAGAAGTCGCTGCCGGTCGTCGCCGCCCTCGCGGCCGGCGGGGCCGCCTCCGAGCGGCTCGGCGAGATCCTCACGGCCGACGCCAAGGCCAGCGACTTCGCGAACTTCTCCGAGGAGGAGTTCGCGGCCCGCGCCGCCCTCATCGAGGAAGCGGGCGGGCGGGAGTGGACCGCCGACGAGGCGCGTCGCCAGCACACCATCGCCATCGAAGCCCTCGACGCCGTCGACATGCCCGACCGGGTGCGGGACCGGTTCACGGCCCTCGCGGACTTCGTCGTCGTACGAAAGAGATGA
- the hpnE gene encoding hydroxysqualene dehydroxylase HpnE has product MTQGKGTREGGVLADVSALGPGGHAVVVGGGLAGVTTALALADAGVRVTLLEGRPRLGGLAFSFQRGDLTVDNGQHVYLRCCTAYRWFLDRIGGAALAPVQERLDVPVVDLARTEGNRLGRLRRDALPVPLHLGRSLATYPHLSLAERASVGRAALALKGLDLADPSLDTQDFGSWLTAHGQSARAVEALWDLVGVATLNAVAGDASLGLAAMVFKTGLLSDPGAADIGWARVPLGELHDRLARKALDSAGVRTEVRTRVTSVSVNENGGWSVQVPGETLEADAVVLAVPQREAHDLLPDGALDAPENLLRIGTAPILNIHVIYDRKVLATPFLTALGTPVQWVFDRTEASGLKEGQYLALSQSTAQNDIDEPVAVLRERYLPELERLLPRTRGAEVKDFFVTRERTATFAPAPGVGRLRPGARTKAPGLYLAGAWTATGWPATMESAVRSGVGAAAAALGALGRSRGLLPDFFEEAA; this is encoded by the coding sequence ATGACGCAGGGCAAGGGCACGCGCGAGGGCGGAGTGCTCGCGGACGTCTCGGCCCTCGGCCCCGGCGGGCATGCCGTCGTGGTCGGCGGCGGACTCGCGGGGGTCACCACCGCGCTGGCACTGGCGGACGCCGGTGTGCGCGTCACCCTGCTCGAAGGACGCCCCCGGCTCGGCGGGCTCGCCTTCTCCTTCCAGCGCGGCGACCTCACCGTCGACAACGGCCAGCACGTGTACCTGCGCTGCTGCACCGCCTACCGGTGGTTCCTCGACCGGATCGGCGGAGCCGCGCTCGCACCGGTGCAGGAACGTCTCGACGTGCCCGTGGTCGACCTGGCGAGGACCGAGGGTAACCGGCTCGGCAGACTGCGGCGCGACGCGCTGCCCGTCCCCCTGCATCTGGGGCGCAGCCTCGCGACCTACCCGCACCTCTCCCTCGCCGAGCGCGCCTCGGTGGGACGCGCCGCGCTCGCGCTCAAGGGGCTCGACCTCGCCGATCCGAGCCTGGACACCCAGGACTTCGGCAGCTGGCTGACCGCGCACGGTCAGTCGGCGCGTGCCGTCGAGGCCCTGTGGGACCTGGTCGGGGTCGCCACCCTCAACGCGGTCGCGGGCGACGCCTCGCTGGGGCTCGCCGCGATGGTGTTCAAGACCGGTCTGCTGTCCGACCCGGGAGCGGCCGACATCGGGTGGGCCCGTGTCCCGCTGGGCGAACTGCACGACCGGCTGGCCCGCAAGGCGCTCGACTCCGCGGGCGTCCGTACCGAGGTCCGTACACGCGTCACCTCCGTCTCCGTAAACGAGAACGGCGGCTGGAGCGTTCAGGTTCCCGGCGAGACGCTCGAAGCGGACGCCGTCGTCCTCGCCGTACCCCAGCGCGAGGCCCACGACCTGCTGCCGGACGGTGCGCTGGACGCCCCGGAAAATCTTCTGCGGATCGGCACCGCGCCGATCCTCAACATCCACGTGATCTACGACCGCAAGGTGCTCGCCACGCCGTTCCTCACGGCCCTCGGCACCCCGGTCCAGTGGGTGTTCGACCGCACCGAGGCCTCCGGGCTGAAGGAGGGTCAGTACCTGGCGCTGTCCCAGTCGACCGCGCAGAACGACATCGACGAGCCCGTGGCCGTGCTGCGCGAGCGGTACCTGCCCGAACTGGAGCGGCTGCTGCCGCGCACCCGGGGTGCCGAGGTGAAGGACTTCTTCGTGACCAGGGAGCGCACCGCCACGTTCGCCCCCGCCCCCGGCGTCGGGCGCCTCAGGCCCGGCGCCCGCACCAAGGCACCCGGCCTCTACCTGGCCGGAGCGTGGACCGCCACCGGGTGGCCCGCGACCATGGAGAGTGCGGTTCGCAGCGGTGTCGGTGCGGCGGCCGCCGCGCTCGGCGCCCTGGGCCGGTCCCGCGGCCTCCTTCCCGATTTCTTCGAGGAGGCGGCGTGA
- a CDS encoding DUF6380 family protein, with amino-acid sequence MDTPGTLDTRDPYETGGGQWRATLRWRSASLTETVSRTPFKHRGGRTGKGAP; translated from the coding sequence ATGGACACACCGGGCACACTCGACACCCGGGACCCGTACGAAACCGGCGGCGGGCAGTGGCGGGCAACCCTGCGCTGGCGGTCGGCGTCCCTGACTGAGACGGTCAGCCGTACGCCGTTCAAACACCGCGGCGGCCGGACAGGGAAGGGCGCACCATGA
- the hpnD gene encoding presqualene diphosphate synthase HpnD has translation MIGSVESSANMPAPVLAAYSYCEAVTGQQARNFAYGIRLLPTPKRRAMSALYAFSRRVDDIGDGVLADDVKVTRLDETRAVLARIQDGAVEEDDTDPVAVALADAARRFPIPLGGLDELIDGVQMDLRGETYETWDDLKVYCRCVAGAIGRLSLGVFGTEPGARGAERAPEYADTLGLALQLTNILRDVREDAEGGRTYLPADDLAKFGCAAGFNGPTPPEGSDFAGLVHFEVRRARALFAEGYRLLPMLDRRSGACVAAMAGIYRRLLDRIERDPEAVLRGRVSLPGREKAYVAVRGLSGLDARHVTRRTVRRRA, from the coding sequence GTGATCGGGTCCGTGGAGTCGTCAGCGAACATGCCGGCACCGGTGCTCGCCGCCTACAGCTACTGCGAGGCCGTCACCGGTCAGCAGGCACGCAACTTCGCCTACGGCATCCGGCTGCTGCCCACGCCCAAGCGGCGGGCGATGTCCGCGCTGTACGCGTTCTCGCGCCGGGTCGACGACATCGGCGACGGAGTGCTGGCGGACGACGTCAAGGTCACCCGGCTGGACGAGACCCGGGCCGTGCTCGCCCGGATCCAGGACGGCGCGGTCGAGGAGGACGACACCGACCCGGTCGCCGTCGCCCTCGCCGACGCGGCCCGGCGGTTTCCCATCCCGCTCGGCGGCCTCGACGAGCTGATCGACGGCGTCCAGATGGACCTGCGCGGCGAGACCTACGAGACCTGGGACGACCTGAAGGTCTACTGCCGCTGCGTGGCGGGCGCCATCGGACGCCTCTCGCTCGGCGTCTTCGGCACCGAACCGGGGGCGCGCGGCGCCGAGCGCGCGCCCGAGTACGCCGACACGCTCGGGCTCGCGCTGCAGCTCACCAACATCCTGCGCGACGTCCGGGAGGACGCCGAGGGCGGGCGCACCTACCTGCCCGCCGACGACCTCGCCAAGTTCGGCTGCGCGGCCGGATTCAACGGCCCGACACCACCCGAGGGCTCCGACTTCGCGGGCCTCGTGCACTTCGAAGTGCGTCGGGCCCGCGCCCTTTTCGCCGAGGGCTACCGGCTGCTGCCCATGCTCGACCGGCGCAGCGGCGCCTGCGTGGCCGCCATGGCCGGCATCTACCGCCGTCTCCTGGACCGCATCGAGCGCGACCCCGAGGCCGTACTGCGCGGCCGGGTCTCCCTGCCGGGACGCGAGAAGGCGTACGTCGCCGTGCGCGGCCTGTCCGGCCTCGACGCCCGGCACGTCACCCGGCGGACCGTCAGGAGGCGCGCCTGA
- the hpnC gene encoding squalene synthase HpnC, translated as MTVTDTAHAVDPERGTLAKAADENFPVAPFFLPRAWRTDLMAVYGFARLVDDIGDGDLAPGGADARLLGVPEDRADDRLLMLDAFEADLRRVFDGSDGSDGSDGAPRHPLLRRLVPTVRRRALTPEPFLGLIAANRQDQMVARYETYDDLLAYCELSANPVGRLVLAVTGTSTPERIRRSDEICTALQIVEHLQDVAEDLGRDRIYLPAEDMKRFHVQAADLAAPSANASVRALIAYEAARARDLLNEGAPLVGSVHGRLRLLLAGFVAGGRAALNAIAAADHDVLPGPPKSGKVHLLREAGVVLRGEG; from the coding sequence ATGACGGTCACCGACACGGCGCACGCCGTCGACCCGGAGCGCGGCACCCTCGCCAAGGCCGCCGACGAGAACTTCCCCGTCGCCCCCTTCTTCCTGCCCCGCGCCTGGCGCACCGACCTCATGGCCGTCTACGGCTTCGCCCGTCTCGTCGACGACATCGGCGACGGCGACCTCGCCCCGGGCGGAGCGGACGCCCGTCTGCTCGGCGTCCCCGAGGACCGCGCCGACGACCGACTGCTGATGCTGGACGCCTTCGAGGCGGACCTGCGTCGTGTCTTCGACGGCTCCGACGGCTCCGACGGCTCCGACGGTGCGCCCCGCCACCCGCTGCTGCGCCGTCTGGTGCCCACCGTGCGCCGCCGCGCGCTGACCCCCGAGCCCTTCCTCGGCCTGATCGCCGCCAACCGGCAGGACCAGATGGTCGCACGGTACGAGACCTACGACGACCTCCTCGCCTACTGCGAGCTGTCCGCCAACCCCGTCGGCCGTCTCGTCCTCGCCGTCACCGGCACCTCGACCCCCGAACGGATCCGCCGCTCCGACGAGATCTGCACCGCCCTGCAGATCGTCGAGCACCTCCAGGACGTCGCCGAGGACCTCGGACGGGACCGGATCTACCTGCCCGCCGAGGACATGAAGCGCTTCCACGTCCAGGCGGCGGACCTCGCCGCGCCCAGCGCGAACGCCTCCGTGCGCGCGCTGATCGCCTACGAGGCCGCCCGCGCCCGCGACCTGCTGAATGAAGGCGCCCCCCTGGTGGGTAGCGTCCACGGCAGGCTGCGACTGCTCCTGGCGGGCTTCGTGGCGGGTGGCAGGGCGGCGCTGAACGCGATCGCCGCGGCGGATCACGACGTACTTCCCGGCCCGCCCAAGTCAGGCAAGGTCCACTTGCTGCGCGAGGCGGGCGTGGTCCTGCGAGGAGAGGGGTGA
- a CDS encoding ABC transporter ATP-binding protein, whose protein sequence is MAEQQQDQRVPTVIADEVHIVYRVNGAKTGKGSATAALSRILKKGSDDAKRGVRKVHAVRGVSFTAYRGEAIGLIGSNGSGKSTLLRAIAGLLPAERGKVYTDGQPSLLGVNAALMNDLTGERNVILGGLAMGMSREQIKERYQEIVDFSGINEKGDFITLPMRTYSSGMAARLRFSIAAAKDHDVLMIDEALATGDRKFQTRSEERIRELKKQAGTIFLVSHNNKSIRDTCNRVLWLERGELRMDGPTDEVLKEYEKFTGK, encoded by the coding sequence GTGGCTGAACAGCAGCAGGACCAGCGGGTGCCGACGGTCATCGCGGACGAGGTGCACATCGTCTACCGCGTCAACGGCGCCAAGACCGGCAAGGGCAGCGCGACAGCCGCCCTGAGCCGCATACTCAAGAAGGGTTCCGACGACGCGAAGCGGGGCGTGCGCAAGGTGCACGCCGTGCGCGGCGTCTCCTTCACCGCCTACCGGGGCGAGGCCATCGGCCTGATCGGCTCCAACGGCTCCGGGAAGTCGACCCTGCTGCGCGCCATCGCCGGGCTGCTGCCCGCCGAGCGCGGCAAGGTCTACACGGACGGGCAGCCCTCCCTGCTCGGCGTGAACGCGGCCCTGATGAACGACCTGACCGGCGAGCGGAACGTCATCCTCGGCGGCCTGGCCATGGGCATGTCCCGCGAGCAGATCAAGGAGCGCTACCAGGAGATCGTCGACTTCTCCGGGATCAACGAGAAGGGCGACTTCATCACCCTGCCGATGCGCACGTACTCCTCCGGCATGGCCGCCCGGCTGCGGTTCTCCATCGCCGCCGCCAAGGACCACGACGTCCTGATGATCGACGAGGCGCTGGCCACCGGCGACCGCAAGTTCCAGACCCGCTCCGAGGAGCGCATCCGGGAGCTGAAGAAGCAGGCCGGCACCATCTTCCTGGTCAGCCACAACAACAAGTCCATCCGTGACACCTGCAACCGGGTCCTGTGGCTGGAGCGCGGCGAGCTGCGCATGGACGGCCCGACCGACGAGGTGCTCAAGGAGTACGAGAAGTTCACGGGCAAGTAG
- a CDS encoding ABC transporter permease encodes MSETTHDGTVAMTKPVSPDEGLTPARLAAKYGLSVSGARPSLKEYVRQLWGRRHFILAFSQAKLTAQYSQAKLGQLWQVATPLLNALVYFLIFGLILDAGRGMEKDVYIPFLVTGVFVFTFTQSSAMAGVRAIAGNLGLVRALHFPRASLPVSFALQQLQQLLASMIVLFLVVVGFGSYPSLSWLLVLPVLVLQFLFNTGLALVVARMGAKTPDLAQLMPFIMRTWMYASGVMFSIPIMLKDKPDWIADVLQWNPAAVYMDLMRFALIDGYGSENLPPHVWAVALGWAVVLAVGGFVYFWKAEERYGRG; translated from the coding sequence GTGAGTGAGACAACGCACGACGGCACGGTCGCCATGACCAAGCCCGTGTCGCCCGACGAGGGCCTCACACCGGCCCGGCTCGCCGCCAAGTACGGGCTGTCCGTGAGCGGCGCCCGACCGAGCCTCAAGGAGTACGTCCGCCAGCTCTGGGGGCGGCGGCACTTCATCCTCGCCTTCTCCCAGGCGAAGCTGACCGCCCAGTACAGCCAGGCCAAGCTCGGCCAGCTGTGGCAGGTGGCCACGCCGCTGCTGAACGCGCTCGTCTACTTCCTGATCTTCGGCCTGATCCTCGACGCGGGCCGGGGCATGGAGAAGGACGTCTACATCCCGTTCCTGGTGACCGGTGTGTTCGTCTTCACCTTCACCCAGTCCTCGGCGATGGCGGGCGTGCGCGCCATCGCCGGCAACCTCGGGCTGGTGCGGGCGCTGCACTTCCCGCGGGCCTCGCTGCCCGTCTCCTTCGCCCTCCAGCAGCTCCAGCAGCTGCTGGCCTCGATGATCGTGCTGTTCCTGGTGGTCGTCGGCTTCGGCAGCTACCCCTCGCTGTCCTGGCTGCTGGTCCTCCCGGTGCTGGTCCTGCAGTTCCTGTTCAACACGGGTCTCGCGCTGGTCGTCGCCCGGATGGGGGCCAAGACGCCGGACCTGGCCCAGCTGATGCCGTTCATCATGCGCACCTGGATGTACGCCTCGGGCGTGATGTTCTCCATCCCGATCATGCTGAAGGACAAGCCGGACTGGATCGCCGACGTGCTCCAGTGGAACCCGGCCGCCGTCTACATGGACCTGATGCGCTTCGCGCTGATCGACGGGTACGGCTCCGAGAACCTGCCGCCGCACGTGTGGGCGGTCGCACTCGGCTGGGCCGTGGTCCTCGCCGTGGGCGGCTTCGTGTACTTCTGGAAGGCGGAGGAGAGGTACGGCCGTGGCTGA